The Pedococcus dokdonensis region GGTGGTTGTTGATGACGACGCGGTTGTCGATGAGCAGCTTGGCCGGCACGGCGCGCACGCTGGTGGCGGTGGGGACGCTCAGCGAGCTCTCCATGTTGGTCACCGTGCGGGCGCTGGCGCCCCGCAGCGGCTTGACCTGGTCCTGGTTGACGACCTCGGGCTGGCGGGGCGCTGCGGCCTCGCGGGGCTTGGGCGCCTCCTTGACGGCGGCGGTCTCGCCGCCGGTGCCGGCCTCCTTGTCGTCGGGCTTGTCGGCCACGGCCTTGTCGGAGCTGGCGTCCGGCTTGTCGGTGCTCTGTCCGGAGGTGGTCTGCGCCGCCTCGGGCGCCTGCGGGGCCGGAGCCTGCGGGGCCGGAGCCTGCGCGGCCGGAGCCTGCGCGGCCGGGGCCTGCTGAGGTGCCTGGGCGGTCTGAGGTGCCTGGGCGGTCGGCGCAGGGGCGGCCGGTGCTGCGGTGGTCGGCGCAGGGGCGCTTCCGTTGGTGCCGGACCCGTTGGTCCCCGCACCCTCGGACGGCTGGTAGTCGGCGCTCTGCTTGTCCTCGAACAGCGCCCACCAAGCCTTGTCCACGGAGTTCTTGTCGTTCTGGAACTTCTCATACAGCTCGTCCACGAGCCACTCGTTCGGCCCGAAGGCCGCCATCGGGTCGTTGGACGGGGACTGGTCGGGCACGGCTGATACGCCTCTTTCATAGCGTCGACAATGACGGGCACGTTGGTGCTCCCAGCCTATCCCCGAGCGTGCCGCTGCGCTGCGGCGGGGAAGAGGTTTCCGGGGCGACCTGCGCCACGTCCGCGCGCCCGCGTCGACCGGCGCCTCCCGGGCACCCCCACCAGCGGGTATGCCGCGGGGCCGGGTCCCGGGCTGGGACCCGGCCCCGCGGCATACCTGGGCCTGCTCGCGGTCGCCTAGCTGATGTCGCTCCGGACGGTGCGCCACGAGCCGAAACCGGCCAGCACCGCGGCGTAGGCCGCCAGCACGAGGGCGCCGGCCCACCACGCCAGCGGCTTGACCGAGTTGTCGCCTCCCTGGGTGACGCCGTTGACCATGGCCTGGGTCGCCGCCGACGGGAGGTACTGCACGATGTGGTCCTTGCCGAACTCCCAGAAGCTGAGGCCGAAACCGGCCAGCGGCTCGACGATCCAGGCGACGCCGATCGAGATCAGCAGGGCCGCCACCTGGTTGGGGATGAGGATGCCGGCGCCGAGACCGATCAGCGCCCACAGCCCCAGGACGAGGAGGCTCAGGGCGAGGCTGCGGAAGACACCTGCGGTCGGGAAGGCCGCGAACCCGCGCGAGCTGAGCACGATGGCTCCCGCGATGATCGACCCGGCCAGCGAGATGAGGCCGTAGATGGCTCCGATCCCGAGCAGCGCGATGACCTTGGCACCCATCACCTTGGCCCGCTTGGGCGTCCCGAGGAAGGTGCTGGTGATGGTCTTGTGGCGGTACTCGCTGCCGATCTGCATGACGCCGATCGTCAGCGTGAGCAGGTAGCCGATGCTCAGGCCACTCGTGTAGACGCTGTTGGCGATCTGCTCGGGGGTGCCGGTCGGCGCGCCGTTGGCGACGTCGGCAGCGCTCTGCGGCTGGGTGAAGAGGAAGCCGAAGAGCACGGCGAGACCGGCTCCGGCCACGAACATGGCGATGGCGAGCCCCCACCACATCCGCGTGGTGAAGAACTTGCGGAACTCGGCCTTGATGGCGTTGGTCATTCGTTGCCCCCTTCCTGTCCGGCGATCGCATCTCGCTCGGTCGCCGCGCCCTGCCCTGCGGCGCCGGCGCCGAGGTTGCGGTTGGTGCCCTCGGTGAGCTCGAAGAACAACGCCTCGAGGTCGGTGGTGGCCTGGCGCAGCTCGTAGATCGGCAGACCGGCTCGCAGCGCGACGTCCCCGACCAGGCGCAGGTCATGAGTCTCGGCCAGCAGGCTGTCGTCCTGGACCTTGGTCGTCACGTCGGCCACCCGCAGGGCGCCCGCGAGCGCGTCGAGGTCGGTGGTGCGGACGATGGTGTGCGCCTCACCGTGCAGGTCGTCCATCGCGCCCTGCTTGATGAGCCGGCCGTTGTTGATGATGACGACGTCGTCGACGGTCTGCTCGACCTCCTGGAGCATGTGGCTCGAGATGAGCACGGTCTTGCCCTGGGCCGAGAGGTGGCGCAGGAAGCCGCGCAGCCACCGGATGCCCTCGGGGTCGAGGCCGTTGGCCGGCTCGTCGAGGATCAGCACCTGGGGGTCGCCCAGCATCGCTGCGGCCAGGCCGAGCCGCTGGCGCATGCCCATGGAGTAGCCGCCGGCCCGCTTGCGCGCGGCGGCAGGGATGCCCACGAGCTCGAGCATCTCGTCGACCCGTTGCACCCCGACCCCTGCCGTGTCGGCCAGGACCCGAAGGTGGTCGCGGCCGGTGCGACCGGGGTGGAAGTTGGTGGCCTCGAGGGCCGAGCCCACGACCGCCATCGGCTGGGTGATCTCGCGGTAGCTCTGGCCGCCGATCGTGGCGGCCCCGCTCGATGGGTTGACCAGGCCGAGCAGCATGCGCAGCGTGGTCGTCTTGCCGGCGCCGTTGGGGCCGAGGAAGCCGGTGATCCGACCCGGCTCGACGGTGAAGGAGAGGTTGTCGACGGCGGTGAAGCTGCCGAACCGCTTGGTCAGGTCGCGCACCTCGATGCGTGCGCCTTCGGTCACTCGTGGTGGTGTCGTCGTCGTGGTCATCGTTCCCCCGGGGTAGGTCTCATGACGGCATCCTCCCAACTCACGTAGGGGGAGGGTCAACCGGGTTGTCGCCCTAGGATGGCCGCACTATGACCGAATGGCTGCTGGTCCTGACCGGCGTGGGGCTGACGATCGGGACCGCCGTCTTCGTCGCCACGGAGTTCTCCCTGGTGGCCCTCGACCGGCCCACCGTGCAGAAGGCCGTGGACGCGGGGGACACCCGGGCGGAGGTGGTGCTGGGGTCGCTGCGCGGTCTCTCGACCCAGCTGTCCGCCGCCCAGGTGGGCATCACGCTGACGACGTTGGTGCTCGGGTTCCTGGCCACCCCGTCGCTCGGAGCCCTGCTCGAGACGCCCCTGCACGCCCTGGGGCTGCGGGGCTCCACCCTCGACTCGGTGGCTGCGGTCCTGGCGCTGGTCATCGCCACGCTCTTCTCGATGGTCTTCGGTGAGCTCCTGCCGCAGTTCCTCGGCATCTCCGCCCCGCTCGCGACGGCCAAGGTCGTGGCGATGCCGGTCCGCGGGTTCGCCGTGGTCGCCCGTCCGCTGATCTTCGTGCTGAACGGCTCGGCCAACCTCTTCCTGCGGGCGCTGGGCATCACCCCTCAGGAGGAGCTGTCGGGCGCCCGCACCCCGCAGGAGCTCGCCTCCCTGGTGCGACGCTCTGCCGAGGCAGGCACCCTCGACGCGGGCACCGCGCGCCTGGTCACCAAGTCGCTCGGGTTCGGCGAGCAGACCGCGGCCGACGTGATGAGCCCGCGGGCCCGGGCCTCGTCGATCGAGCGGACCGCCACCGCCGAGGACGTCGTGCGGCTCGCCCGCCGCACCGGGCACTCCCGCTTCCCGGTGACGGGGGAGGACTGGGACGACATCGACGGCGTCGTCCACGTGAAGCGCGCCATCGCGGTGCCGCACGAGCGCCGGCGGGACGTGCCGGTGTCGGCGCTCATGGTGCCGCCGCTGCTCGTGCCGGAGACGATCCGCCTCGACCCGCTGCTGCTGATGCTGCGCGAGCACGGGCTCCAGCTGGCCATCGTCGTCGACGAGTACGGCGGAACGGCGGGCATCGTCACGCTGGAGGACGTCGTCGAGGAGATCGTCGGGGAGGTGTCCGACGAGCACGACGTGTTCCGCACCACCGGGCGACAGTTCACCGACGGCTCATGGACGGTGCCGGGGTTGTGGCGACCCGACGAGGTGCGCGAGCGGCTGGGCGCCGTCGTCCCGGACGGTCCGGCCTACGAGACGACCGGCGGCTTCGTGATGGCCGACCTCGGCCGCATCCCCGCGGTCGGCGACAGCGTCTCGATCGACGGGTGGGACATCACCGTGCTCGCGATGGACGGCATGCGGGCCGACCGGCTGCGCTTCGTCCCGACGGTCGACCACGACGCCGACGAGGCAGGACGCGGCCGGGCTGCACCCGGCGGCGCGACCGCAGCGGGCAGCGGCACCGCGTCGGGCGGCGGCACCGCAGCGGGCGGCGGCACCGCGTCGGGCGGCGGCAC contains the following coding sequences:
- a CDS encoding ABC transporter permease subunit → MTNAIKAEFRKFFTTRMWWGLAIAMFVAGAGLAVLFGFLFTQPQSAADVANGAPTGTPEQIANSVYTSGLSIGYLLTLTIGVMQIGSEYRHKTITSTFLGTPKRAKVMGAKVIALLGIGAIYGLISLAGSIIAGAIVLSSRGFAAFPTAGVFRSLALSLLVLGLWALIGLGAGILIPNQVAALLISIGVAWIVEPLAGFGLSFWEFGKDHIVQYLPSAATQAMVNGVTQGGDNSVKPLAWWAGALVLAAYAAVLAGFGSWRTVRSDIS
- a CDS encoding hemolysin family protein, whose product is MTEWLLVLTGVGLTIGTAVFVATEFSLVALDRPTVQKAVDAGDTRAEVVLGSLRGLSTQLSAAQVGITLTTLVLGFLATPSLGALLETPLHALGLRGSTLDSVAAVLALVIATLFSMVFGELLPQFLGISAPLATAKVVAMPVRGFAVVARPLIFVLNGSANLFLRALGITPQEELSGARTPQELASLVRRSAEAGTLDAGTARLVTKSLGFGEQTAADVMSPRARASSIERTATAEDVVRLARRTGHSRFPVTGEDWDDIDGVVHVKRAIAVPHERRRDVPVSALMVPPLLVPETIRLDPLLLMLREHGLQLAIVVDEYGGTAGIVTLEDVVEEIVGEVSDEHDVFRTTGRQFTDGSWTVPGLWRPDEVRERLGAVVPDGPAYETTGGFVMADLGRIPAVGDSVSIDGWDITVLAMDGMRADRLRFVPTVDHDADEAGRGRAAPGGATAAGSGTASGGGTAAGGGTASGGGTPPGGRSVTAGGRPAEDPR
- a CDS encoding ABC transporter ATP-binding protein, which translates into the protein MTTTTTPPRVTEGARIEVRDLTKRFGSFTAVDNLSFTVEPGRITGFLGPNGAGKTTTLRMLLGLVNPSSGAATIGGQSYREITQPMAVVGSALEATNFHPGRTGRDHLRVLADTAGVGVQRVDEMLELVGIPAAARKRAGGYSMGMRQRLGLAAAMLGDPQVLILDEPANGLDPEGIRWLRGFLRHLSAQGKTVLISSHMLQEVEQTVDDVVIINNGRLIKQGAMDDLHGEAHTIVRTTDLDALAGALRVADVTTKVQDDSLLAETHDLRLVGDVALRAGLPIYELRQATTDLEALFFELTEGTNRNLGAGAAGQGAATERDAIAGQEGGNE